A window of Prosthecobacter sp. SYSU 5D2 contains these coding sequences:
- a CDS encoding HD domain-containing protein, with product MDDASDLDLLTLTQLRQIAGPSPQPYRAHVQVDNRIEKQTAGGAPFLEVKLADAGDSMVWRVFDNNPLFQDARQLQRGSFIELAAHWVDTGKYGIEPRQPQIRFLDEDEKQQLLSGDADLAERQRADYADIVAFVESVRDPRLKSLCSLFLEKHSERFRRTAAARENHHARRGGLVEHVAQMMRTAIVIAGVYRTLNQDLLITGVLFHDCGKLWENTYPETGFSQPYQLHGEMLGHISLGIELVNKLWRDVMDRPEASAWTLLEPASDLVRMHLLHLIASHHGQYEFGSPVLPKTPEAIILHHVDNIDAKMEMLRRGYENGKELAPGIVERFRPWPVNVLLPLPNVTGLPEPAVVNEEMMETPKDLIS from the coding sequence ATGGACGATGCCTCCGATCTTGATCTCCTGACCCTCACGCAACTGCGCCAGATCGCCGGCCCCTCGCCGCAGCCTTACCGCGCGCATGTGCAGGTGGACAACCGCATCGAAAAACAGACCGCCGGCGGTGCCCCCTTCCTCGAAGTGAAACTGGCCGATGCGGGAGACTCCATGGTCTGGCGCGTCTTTGACAACAACCCGCTTTTCCAAGACGCCCGTCAGTTGCAGCGTGGCAGCTTCATCGAGCTGGCCGCCCATTGGGTGGATACCGGCAAGTATGGCATCGAGCCCCGACAGCCCCAGATACGCTTCCTGGATGAAGACGAAAAGCAGCAGCTCCTCAGCGGCGATGCCGACCTGGCGGAGCGCCAGCGCGCGGACTATGCTGACATCGTCGCCTTCGTCGAATCCGTGCGCGATCCTCGTCTGAAATCCCTTTGCAGCCTCTTCCTGGAAAAACACAGCGAGCGCTTCCGCCGCACCGCTGCCGCCCGCGAAAACCACCACGCCCGTCGCGGTGGCCTGGTGGAGCACGTGGCGCAGATGATGCGCACCGCCATCGTCATCGCCGGCGTTTACCGCACCCTGAACCAGGACCTCCTCATCACTGGCGTGCTTTTCCATGACTGCGGCAAGCTCTGGGAAAACACCTATCCAGAAACCGGCTTCAGCCAGCCCTACCAGCTTCATGGAGAAATGTTGGGACATATTTCGTTAGGCATCGAACTCGTCAACAAACTCTGGCGCGATGTCATGGACCGCCCGGAGGCCTCCGCCTGGACCCTGCTGGAGCCCGCCAGCGACCTCGTGCGCATGCACCTGCTGCACCTCATCGCCTCCCACCACGGCCAGTATGAATTTGGCTCCCCCGTGCTGCCCAAAACCCCCGAGGCCATCATCCTGCACCACGTGGATAATATTGATGCCAAAATGGAAATGCTGCGCCGGGGCTATGAAAACGGCAAGGAACTGGCCCCCGGCATCGTCGAGCGCTTCCGCCCCTGGCCCGTCAATGTCCTCCTCCCCCTCCCCAACGTCACCGGACTTCCTGAGCCTGCGGTGGTGAATGAGGAAATGATGGAAACACCGAAGGACTTGATCTCCTGA
- a CDS encoding DUF1501 domain-containing protein — protein MHSRRTILRSLFSSSLLMPGMLSELLAADDPLSPRRSHTKAKAKRVIMIYATGGVSHIDSFDPKPIVKGRDGTGSDKLMGNIFGAQPNQKCGTFVSDIFPHIRNVMEDICVIRSMKASHFDHSEATLGFHTGSPTFARPSMGSWVSYGLGSFNQNLPGFIVIAPHLPYGGTQVYASDFLPAIHQGTRVFPGDDPIANLRAPQGTQDLQNLELGLVETLNRRHFKTRQHDTALAARIKSFETAFQMQQAAPEAFDLTQEPAHIRRLYGLDRKTKGPASEFGWQCLVARRLAERGVRFIELIDTGSRPNWDSHGEMKDHADLAYNVDQPIAALITDLKQRGMLEETIVLWATEFGRTPTREGKNGRGHHRDCFSIWLAGGGFKGGHVHGATDDIGKYPIEAPVEVHDLHATILHQLGMDHEKLTFRHAGRDFRLTDVHGHLIQNILS, from the coding sequence ATGCACTCCCGCCGCACCATCCTCCGCTCCCTCTTCAGCAGCTCCCTGCTGATGCCCGGCATGCTGTCCGAGCTGCTCGCGGCGGACGATCCTCTCTCCCCGCGCCGCTCCCACACGAAGGCGAAGGCCAAGCGCGTCATCATGATCTACGCCACCGGCGGCGTCTCCCACATTGATTCCTTTGACCCCAAACCCATCGTCAAAGGCCGCGACGGCACCGGCTCCGACAAATTGATGGGGAACATCTTCGGCGCCCAGCCTAACCAAAAATGCGGCACTTTCGTCTCCGACATCTTCCCGCACATTCGCAATGTGATGGAGGACATCTGCGTCATCCGCAGCATGAAGGCCTCCCACTTCGACCATTCTGAGGCTACCCTCGGTTTTCACACCGGCTCCCCCACCTTCGCGCGGCCCAGCATGGGCTCCTGGGTCAGCTACGGCCTCGGCAGCTTCAATCAAAACCTCCCCGGCTTCATCGTCATCGCCCCGCACCTGCCCTATGGCGGCACCCAGGTCTATGCCAGCGACTTCCTGCCCGCCATCCACCAGGGCACCCGCGTCTTCCCTGGCGATGATCCCATCGCCAACCTGCGCGCGCCGCAGGGCACCCAGGATTTGCAGAACCTGGAGTTAGGCCTCGTCGAGACACTCAACCGCCGTCACTTCAAAACCCGCCAGCACGACACCGCCCTGGCCGCCCGCATCAAGTCCTTCGAGACCGCCTTCCAGATGCAGCAGGCCGCCCCGGAAGCCTTTGATCTCACCCAGGAGCCCGCCCACATCCGCCGCCTCTACGGCCTGGACCGCAAGACCAAAGGTCCCGCCTCCGAATTCGGCTGGCAGTGCCTCGTCGCCCGCCGCCTCGCCGAGCGCGGCGTCCGTTTCATCGAGCTCATTGACACCGGCTCCCGCCCCAACTGGGACTCCCACGGCGAGATGAAAGACCACGCCGACCTCGCCTACAACGTGGACCAGCCCATCGCCGCCCTCATCACCGACCTCAAGCAGCGCGGCATGCTGGAGGAGACCATCGTCCTCTGGGCCACCGAGTTTGGCCGCACCCCCACCCGCGAAGGCAAAAACGGCCGTGGCCATCATCGCGACTGCTTCTCCATCTGGCTCGCCGGCGGCGGCTTCAAAGGCGGCCACGTCCATGGTGCCACCGACGACATCGGCAAATATCCAATCGAAGCTCCTGTCGAAGTCCACGACCTCCACGCCACCATCCTCCACCAGCTCGGCATGGACCACGAAAAGCTCACCTTCCGCCACGCCGGCCGCGACTTCCGCCTCACCGACGTCCATGGCCACCTCATTCAAAACATCCTGAGCTGA
- a CDS encoding PSD1 and planctomycete cytochrome C domain-containing protein: MRHFLPVLLLATPLSLAAATPDFTQDILPIFQQHCLDCHGPDKQSGGMRFDQKHVPLAGGDSGTPAITPGQPEHSQMLQRLTSSSKDDQMPPKGVRLAPEKIALFRQWIAAGAPWPESDSPSIASSETKPASTHWSFQPLSDPTPPNVKDENWPLNPIDRFILARLEAEGLTPAPDATPAALIRRATYDLTGLPPCPEEVRSFIGETSENSSFDIRHSSFESLITRLLQSPRYGERWGRHWMDWVRYADTAGDNSDYPIPQAYLYRNYIIQSFNDDVPYDRFLTEQLAGDLLPTSSQQEKNRLTIATGYLAMARRFGSLVERYPQHLTIEDTLDNLGRTVMGLTLSCARCHDHKFDPVSTRDYYGLYGIFASTRYPMPGLELFQTQNDFIPLVPEKEAAQKLQPFQKETARLTAEMEKLLAACEDKAVENARRERDATLDEQRRMKGDLDRMMLKARKAGENLAKHLKTLPVIPTAYAVQDRQPVNARIQIKGEPDRPGAEVPRKFLDILGGQPLPPEAAQTSGRLQLAQWLTHPENPLTSRVIVNRIWQRHFGRGLVPTTSDFGLRGEPPSHPELLDWLARDFIRSGWSIKHLHRLIMTSRTYRLSSQDRQENLAADPSNTLHWKFSRQRLDAEAIRDTLLLISGALDPAPQTHPYPIPPAKDWKYTQHHPFKDDYPSNKRSVYLMTKRLTAKPYFQTFDGADANVCTTTRDSSVTALQALYFVNDSFVHEQARLTAQNLLANQKDDHTRLHHLFLTLLSREPTPEETTLLLSHLQKVRQTAASDTDHEAWSSLTRSLFRLNEFLYLD; encoded by the coding sequence ATGCGCCATTTCCTTCCAGTGCTGCTTCTGGCCACCCCGCTCAGCCTCGCAGCGGCCACCCCGGATTTCACCCAAGACATACTCCCCATCTTCCAGCAGCACTGCCTGGACTGCCACGGCCCGGACAAGCAGAGCGGCGGCATGCGCTTTGACCAAAAGCACGTCCCCCTCGCCGGCGGCGATTCCGGCACGCCCGCCATCACCCCTGGCCAGCCAGAGCACAGCCAGATGCTCCAGCGCCTCACCTCGTCCAGCAAGGACGACCAGATGCCGCCAAAGGGCGTCCGCCTGGCGCCTGAAAAGATCGCCCTCTTCCGCCAATGGATCGCCGCTGGTGCGCCCTGGCCAGAATCGGATTCGCCCAGCATCGCCTCATCAGAAACCAAACCCGCCTCCACCCACTGGTCTTTCCAGCCCCTCAGCGACCCCACACCGCCTAACGTCAAGGATGAAAACTGGCCGCTGAATCCCATAGATCGTTTCATCCTCGCCCGCCTCGAAGCCGAAGGCCTCACCCCCGCTCCCGATGCCACCCCCGCCGCCCTCATCCGCCGCGCCACCTACGACCTCACCGGCCTCCCCCCCTGCCCCGAAGAAGTCCGCTCCTTTATCGGGGAGACCTCTGAAAATTCGTCATTCGACATTCGTCATTCGTCATTTGAATCCCTCATCACCCGCCTCCTCCAAAGCCCCCGCTACGGTGAGCGCTGGGGCCGCCACTGGATGGACTGGGTGCGCTACGCCGACACCGCCGGCGACAACTCCGACTACCCCATTCCCCAGGCCTACCTCTACCGGAACTACATCATCCAGTCCTTCAACGACGACGTGCCGTATGACCGCTTCCTCACCGAGCAACTCGCCGGAGATCTCCTTCCCACCAGCAGCCAGCAGGAAAAAAACCGCCTCACCATCGCCACCGGCTACCTGGCCATGGCCCGCCGATTCGGCTCCCTCGTGGAGCGTTACCCGCAGCACCTCACCATTGAGGACACGCTGGATAATCTTGGCCGCACTGTCATGGGCCTAACATTGAGTTGCGCACGCTGCCACGACCACAAGTTCGACCCTGTCTCCACCCGCGACTACTACGGCCTGTACGGCATCTTTGCCAGCACCCGCTACCCCATGCCCGGCCTGGAGCTCTTCCAGACGCAGAACGACTTCATCCCCCTCGTCCCCGAAAAAGAAGCCGCCCAAAAGCTCCAGCCCTTCCAAAAAGAAACCGCCCGGCTCACCGCCGAAATGGAAAAGCTGCTCGCCGCCTGTGAGGACAAGGCCGTGGAAAATGCCCGCCGCGAGCGCGACGCCACCCTGGATGAACAGCGCCGCATGAAGGGCGACCTGGACCGCATGATGCTCAAGGCCCGCAAGGCCGGCGAAAACCTCGCCAAGCATCTGAAGACCCTCCCCGTCATCCCCACCGCCTATGCCGTCCAGGACCGGCAGCCCGTCAATGCCCGCATCCAGATCAAAGGCGAGCCCGACCGCCCCGGTGCTGAAGTTCCCCGCAAGTTTCTGGACATCCTCGGCGGCCAGCCATTGCCCCCGGAGGCCGCACAGACCAGCGGCCGTCTCCAGCTCGCCCAGTGGCTTACCCATCCGGAAAATCCCCTCACCTCCCGCGTCATCGTCAACCGCATCTGGCAACGCCATTTCGGCAGGGGCCTCGTCCCCACCACCAGCGATTTCGGCCTGCGTGGCGAGCCCCCCAGCCACCCTGAACTGCTCGACTGGCTCGCCCGCGACTTCATCCGCAGCGGCTGGTCCATCAAGCACCTGCACCGCCTCATCATGACCTCCCGCACCTACCGTCTGTCCAGCCAGGACCGGCAGGAAAACCTCGCCGCCGATCCGTCCAACACCCTCCACTGGAAGTTCAGCCGCCAGCGCCTGGATGCCGAAGCCATCCGCGATACCCTCCTCCTCATCAGCGGCGCGCTGGATCCCGCCCCGCAGACGCATCCCTACCCCATCCCGCCCGCCAAAGACTGGAAATATACCCAGCATCACCCCTTCAAGGACGATTACCCCAGCAACAAACGCAGCGTCTATCTCATGACCAAGCGCCTCACCGCCAAGCCCTACTTCCAGACCTTTGATGGCGCCGATGCCAACGTCTGCACCACCACCCGCGACAGCTCCGTCACCGCCCTCCAGGCCCTCTACTTCGTCAACGACTCCTTCGTCCACGAGCAGGCCCGCCTCACTGCCCAAAACCTCCTGGCTAACCAAAAGGACGACCACACCCGCCTCCATCATCTCTTCCTCACCCTCCTCTCCCGCGAACCGACCCCCGAAGAAACCACCCTCCTCCTCTCCCACCTCCAAAAAGTCCGCCAAACCGCCGCCAGCGATACCGACCATGAAGCCTGGTCCAGCCTCACCCGCAGCCTCTTCCGCCTGAACGAGTTCCTCTATCTCGATTAA
- a CDS encoding MBL fold metallo-hydrolase: MPDLTLTFLGTGTSVGIPMIGCDCETCRSLDPRDNRLRSSLWLRTPEQSWVVDTGPDFRTQVLRAGIRRVDAALFTHPHMDHLTGFDDLRRFTIEPDQFMPIYGMPSCLAMLERMFTFAFNGENRYRGYLKPFPKPIHGPFHLGETLVTPLPVQHGKVETIGYLFSRRDIKLCAYIPDAKVIPPETLEALEGVDTLILDALRHTEHPTHMNFVEALAVQERLKPRRTYLTHLQCEIMHSRAEPLLPAGVKIAYDGLELNWDV; encoded by the coding sequence ATGCCAGATCTAACGCTTACATTCCTCGGCACCGGCACCTCCGTCGGCATCCCGATGATCGGCTGCGACTGCGAGACCTGCCGCAGCCTGGATCCGCGCGACAACCGCCTGCGCTCCAGCCTGTGGCTGCGCACACCGGAGCAGAGCTGGGTGGTGGACACGGGGCCGGACTTTCGCACCCAGGTGCTGCGTGCGGGCATCCGCCGGGTGGATGCGGCGCTGTTCACCCATCCGCACATGGACCACCTGACGGGTTTCGACGACCTGCGCCGGTTCACCATCGAGCCAGACCAGTTCATGCCCATTTATGGGATGCCCTCGTGCCTGGCCATGCTGGAGCGCATGTTCACCTTTGCCTTTAACGGGGAGAACCGTTACCGGGGTTATTTGAAACCGTTTCCGAAGCCCATCCACGGCCCGTTTCATCTGGGGGAAACACTGGTCACACCGCTGCCGGTCCAGCATGGCAAGGTGGAGACCATTGGCTACCTGTTTAGCAGGCGTGACATCAAGCTGTGCGCGTACATCCCCGATGCGAAGGTCATTCCGCCGGAAACATTGGAGGCGCTGGAAGGGGTGGACACGCTCATCCTTGATGCGCTGCGCCATACGGAGCATCCTACTCACATGAACTTTGTCGAAGCTCTGGCGGTGCAGGAGCGGCTGAAACCGCGCCGCACGTATCTGACCCATCTGCAATGCGAGATCATGCACTCACGGGCGGAGCCGTTGCTGCCGGCGGGGGTGAAAATTGCTTATGATGGGCTGGAGTTGAACTGGGATGTGTGA
- a CDS encoding TIGR03790 family protein codes for MTNDRLPLALGGMMRGVTLLVAAVLIGFLPWLCAQDPEPALDLNGETVVVYNRDFAQSRELAEYYAEKRGIPKERLIGLDCPIKDSMTRQEYNELLRKPLFEEFVRRGWWRLGQQELKDPVTGKSMPAMTVAESAVRVVVLMHGIPFQIQRDAQNPKNTQEDEASVDSELSLLGLPRQPIAGALRNPYYGQDMRFQMFQGTPGLLLVGRLDGPDADTVKRMIDDSLEAEANGLRGRAVIDLAQKDGAYQEGEDWLARSAILFREKGIPVYVDKAEKVIQDHWPLPDTAFYFGWYTTNASGAISSPSFKFQPGAIACHLHSFSGAALRSPDRHWVGPLLRQGAAAALGNVFEPYLSLTVHFDILNKRLLEGYTLAEAAWNATPVLSWMNVICGDPLYRPYAKGPGSSMGDGRDRDYALYQGTAIRLSGEDSRPLKEALTGLAETRIKPHLLELTALLSASEGRNAEAIDLLEHALSLYVIAADKARAHLYQARLYLDENRPTDAKATLQKMLADPDQKDLPAAQAARLIHSQIP; via the coding sequence ATGACGAATGACCGATTACCATTGGCCTTGGGCGGCATGATGAGAGGCGTGACGCTTCTGGTGGCGGCTGTTCTTATCGGGTTTTTACCCTGGCTCTGCGCGCAGGACCCGGAGCCCGCGCTGGATTTAAACGGGGAGACGGTGGTGGTGTATAACCGGGACTTTGCGCAGTCGCGGGAGCTGGCGGAATACTATGCGGAGAAGCGCGGCATTCCAAAGGAGCGGCTTATCGGGCTCGACTGCCCGATCAAGGATTCGATGACGCGGCAGGAGTATAACGAACTTTTGCGCAAGCCGCTGTTTGAGGAGTTTGTGCGCCGGGGCTGGTGGCGGCTGGGACAGCAGGAGCTAAAAGATCCCGTGACGGGCAAGTCCATGCCGGCCATGACCGTGGCGGAATCGGCTGTGCGGGTGGTGGTGCTGATGCACGGCATCCCCTTCCAAATTCAGCGGGATGCCCAAAACCCCAAAAACACCCAGGAGGATGAGGCCAGTGTGGACAGTGAGCTTAGTTTGTTAGGCCTGCCGCGACAGCCCATCGCGGGTGCGCTGCGCAATCCGTATTACGGCCAGGACATGCGCTTCCAGATGTTTCAGGGCACCCCGGGGCTCCTCCTGGTGGGTCGGCTTGACGGTCCGGATGCAGATACGGTGAAACGGATGATTGACGATTCGCTGGAGGCGGAGGCGAACGGCTTGCGGGGACGGGCGGTCATTGACCTGGCGCAAAAAGACGGGGCTTATCAGGAGGGGGAGGACTGGCTGGCCCGCAGTGCCATTCTGTTCCGGGAAAAAGGTATTCCGGTGTATGTGGACAAGGCGGAGAAGGTGATTCAGGACCACTGGCCGCTGCCGGATACCGCCTTTTATTTCGGCTGGTACACTACGAACGCGAGCGGGGCCATCTCCAGCCCGTCATTTAAATTTCAGCCGGGTGCCATCGCCTGCCATCTGCATTCTTTTAGCGGTGCCGCCTTGCGGTCGCCGGACCGGCACTGGGTGGGACCGTTGCTGCGCCAGGGAGCGGCGGCGGCGCTGGGGAATGTTTTTGAGCCCTACTTGAGCCTGACGGTCCATTTTGACATCTTGAACAAGCGCCTGCTGGAAGGCTATACTCTGGCCGAGGCCGCCTGGAATGCCACGCCGGTGCTGTCCTGGATGAATGTGATCTGTGGGGACCCTTTATACCGGCCCTATGCCAAAGGCCCCGGCTCCAGCATGGGCGACGGCCGCGACCGCGACTACGCCCTCTACCAAGGCACCGCCATCCGCCTTTCCGGTGAGGACAGCCGCCCGCTGAAAGAGGCCCTCACCGGTCTCGCAGAGACCCGCATCAAACCACACCTGCTGGAGCTGACCGCCCTCCTCTCCGCCAGCGAGGGCCGGAACGCCGAGGCCATTGACCTTCTGGAACATGCCCTGAGCCTCTACGTCATCGCTGCGGATAAAGCCCGCGCCCATCTGTATCAGGCGCGGCTCTATCTGGATGAAAACCGCCCCACCGATGCCAAGGCGACCCTGCAAAAAATGCTCGCCGATCCCGATCAGAAAGACCTGCCCGCCGCCCAGGCCGCCCGGCTGATCCACAGTCAGATCCCGTGA
- a CDS encoding GntR family transcriptional regulator — MSRPLLSTASPTDSLAPVRLQSRAYSELRRLIVSGEFPPGTFLSERQLAAQLGMSKTPVHVALERLESEGFVTISAQQGIVVRGLSVDDIVDHYELREAVESWVVRRLAGKLNPAQQAELQANLQHQHEALATWDMVRLMHLDEQMHYLLCSYLNNREIASTMERLRDKIHQVILRVTETDRTRPAESTAEHVRIIQAILDGEPDLAARLMTEHLEAGKRRILNPERFSR; from the coding sequence ATGTCCCGTCCCCTGTTATCCACCGCTTCGCCGACCGATTCCCTCGCCCCGGTCCGCTTGCAATCCCGCGCTTATTCGGAGCTGCGCCGCCTCATCGTCTCTGGTGAATTCCCCCCCGGCACTTTCCTCTCGGAGCGCCAGCTCGCCGCCCAGCTCGGCATGAGCAAGACCCCCGTCCACGTCGCCCTGGAGCGCTTGGAGTCGGAGGGTTTTGTCACCATCTCCGCCCAGCAGGGCATCGTCGTACGGGGCCTCAGCGTGGATGACATCGTGGACCACTACGAGCTCCGTGAAGCCGTGGAATCCTGGGTCGTCCGCCGCCTCGCTGGAAAGCTGAATCCCGCCCAGCAGGCCGAATTGCAGGCCAATCTCCAGCACCAGCACGAGGCCCTCGCCACCTGGGATATGGTGCGGCTCATGCACTTGGATGAGCAGATGCACTACCTCCTCTGCTCCTACCTGAACAACCGCGAAATCGCCTCTACCATGGAGCGCCTGCGCGATAAAATTCACCAGGTCATCCTCCGCGTCACCGAAACTGACCGCACCCGCCCGGCCGAAAGCACCGCCGAGCACGTCCGCATCATCCAAGCCATACTCGACGGCGAACCGGACCTCGCCGCCCGCCTCATGACCGAGCATCTGGAGGCCGGCAAACGCCGCATTCTCAATCCCGAACGCTTCTCCCGCTGA
- a CDS encoding tRNA threonylcarbamoyladenosine dehydratase encodes MTESYLQRFGGIARLYGAQALPRFHGARVAVIGVGGVGSWVVEALARSGIGSLTLMDMDDVCITNTNRQLPALAHTIGYPKVDVLARRVAEIHPECHVQAVPEFFLESSADRLLAPGFDCLVDAVDSTNIKALIIAKARALGIPVVVSGSAGGRRDPTQIKVADLGQAGADPLLQQVRRRLREAHGFPKSPEGKPMHWDVPCVYSTEKAVYPQPDGTCSTQRETGTETGLRLDCAAGFGAATFVTGTFGFALAAEVLRVLLSPSR; translated from the coding sequence ATGACAGAAAGTTATCTTCAGCGATTTGGCGGCATCGCCCGGCTGTATGGCGCGCAGGCCCTGCCGCGCTTCCATGGTGCGCGGGTGGCTGTCATCGGTGTCGGCGGGGTCGGCTCCTGGGTGGTGGAGGCGCTGGCCCGCAGTGGCATCGGCTCCCTGACGCTCATGGACATGGACGATGTCTGCATCACCAACACCAACCGCCAGCTCCCCGCCCTGGCCCACACCATCGGCTATCCCAAGGTGGATGTGCTGGCCCGCCGCGTGGCCGAGATCCACCCCGAATGCCACGTCCAGGCCGTGCCGGAATTCTTCCTGGAAAGCAGTGCCGACCGCCTCCTCGCCCCCGGTTTTGACTGCTTGGTGGATGCCGTGGACAGCACGAATATCAAAGCCCTCATTATCGCCAAGGCGCGGGCGCTGGGCATTCCCGTTGTCGTTTCCGGCAGCGCCGGTGGACGGCGCGACCCGACCCAGATCAAAGTCGCCGATCTCGGCCAGGCCGGCGCCGATCCCCTCCTGCAGCAGGTGCGCCGCCGCCTGCGCGAGGCTCACGGCTTCCCCAAAAGCCCCGAAGGCAAACCCATGCACTGGGACGTGCCCTGCGTCTATTCCACGGAAAAAGCCGTCTATCCACAGCCCGATGGAACCTGCTCCACTCAGCGCGAGACGGGTACTGAAACCGGCCTCCGCCTCGATTGCGCTGCGGGCTTCGGTGCCGCCACCTTCGTCACCGGCACCTTCGGCTTCGCTCTGGCTGCGGAGGTGCTGCGGGTGCTGCTCAGTCCGTCACGGTGA
- a CDS encoding membrane dipeptidase, which yields MPLSRRSLLSQLPLAALASSFHIGSRAQSAKEIWRTGNPTIDTPREIALGLLKPTQAQLEHAWELHFGSVIFESYGFMPGNALDSEKFNQAIREGASSSELTDLRESMSKTTSIYNERDREEFFQAFKASGVTCIFQNSGEEGNDPMRLIKRLAYVTKATDALKPAFSKVTTAEEIIALKKAGHVGICMTTNGVPLRMEWESVRDELRLVRIFHDLGVRMMHVTYNRRNPLGDGAGEPHDGGLSDFGKAAVAEMNKTGVIVDVAHSGWKTAEEAAKASAKPMVASHTTCGGVYSHFRGKPDSAIRAICDTDGLVGMCCISRFLGGKGDITSLMDHLDYLIKTFGPQYAAIGCDVAYRSRFEKEENAKILRRPDGSMPYGGSGDRWEHLWPQDDFKTTIEAERSIAWTNWPLFTLGLIQRGHSDDTIRQVLGGNMLRVLKANAV from the coding sequence ATGCCTCTCTCCCGCCGCTCACTCCTTTCCCAGCTTCCGCTCGCCGCCCTCGCCAGCAGCTTTCACATCGGCTCCCGCGCCCAGTCCGCCAAGGAAATCTGGAGAACCGGCAACCCCACCATTGATACTCCGCGCGAGATCGCCCTGGGTCTGCTCAAGCCCACCCAGGCCCAGCTCGAGCACGCCTGGGAACTGCACTTTGGCTCCGTCATTTTTGAATCCTACGGCTTCATGCCGGGCAATGCCCTCGATTCCGAAAAGTTCAACCAGGCCATCCGCGAAGGCGCTTCTTCATCCGAACTCACCGATCTCCGGGAGTCCATGTCGAAGACCACCAGCATCTACAACGAGCGTGATCGCGAAGAGTTTTTCCAGGCCTTCAAGGCCTCCGGCGTCACCTGCATTTTCCAAAACTCCGGCGAGGAAGGCAACGACCCCATGCGCCTCATCAAACGCCTGGCCTACGTCACCAAGGCCACCGATGCCCTCAAGCCCGCCTTTTCGAAAGTCACCACCGCCGAAGAAATCATCGCCCTCAAAAAAGCCGGTCACGTCGGCATCTGCATGACCACTAATGGCGTCCCTCTGCGCATGGAGTGGGAAAGCGTCCGCGACGAGCTGCGTCTCGTTCGCATCTTTCATGACCTCGGCGTGCGCATGATGCACGTCACCTACAACCGCCGCAATCCCCTCGGCGATGGCGCAGGCGAGCCGCATGACGGCGGCCTCAGTGACTTTGGCAAAGCCGCCGTGGCCGAGATGAACAAGACCGGCGTCATCGTGGACGTCGCCCACAGCGGCTGGAAAACCGCCGAAGAAGCCGCCAAGGCCTCCGCCAAACCCATGGTCGCCAGCCACACCACCTGTGGCGGCGTTTACTCCCATTTCCGGGGCAAGCCCGACAGCGCCATCCGCGCCATCTGCGATACCGACGGCCTCGTCGGCATGTGCTGCATCTCCCGTTTTCTTGGCGGCAAAGGCGACATCACCTCCCTCATGGACCACCTGGATTACCTCATCAAAACCTTCGGCCCCCAATACGCCGCCATCGGCTGCGATGTCGCCTACCGGTCCCGTTTTGAAAAAGAGGAAAACGCCAAAATCCTCCGTCGTCCCGATGGCTCCATGCCCTATGGCGGCAGCGGCGACCGCTGGGAGCACCTCTGGCCCCAGGACGACTTCAAAACCACCATCGAGGCCGAGCGCAGCATCGCCTGGACCAACTGGCCCCTCTTCACCCTCGGCCTGATCCAGCGCGGCCACAGCGACGACACCATCCGCCAGGTCCTCGGCGGCAACATGCTCCGCGTGCTAAAGGCGAACGCCGTCTAG